GCAGAACCTGGCCAAGGTCATGGGTCCGCTGGTGCAGAGCGGCGAAGTCACCATTACCCAAACTTCGCAAGGCATCAATATCGACATCCGCGACAGCGCGCTGTTCGCCGTCGGCCAGGCCGAACCCAATCAACAGTCGCTGCCGCTGATGTCGAACATGGCCAAGCTGCTGGCCGACGTGGACAACTCGATCAAGGTGGAAGGATTCACCGACGATGCCCCCATCCGCACGCCCGCCTTTCCCTCCAACTGGGAGCTGTCCGCCGCCCGAGCCGGCGGCGTCGTGCGGCTGTTCCAGGAAAGCGGCATCTCGCCGCAGCGAATGGTGGCGGTAGGCCACGGCGCCAATCTGCCGGTGGCCGACAACGCCACTGCGGATGGCCGGGCCCGCAATCGGCGCGTCACCATTTCCGTGCAAGCTAATAATCAAGATGCGGCGGCATCCGAACCCGCCGCCGCCACGCCCACCCCTAACGAGGTCAAACCATGAGCACACCTGTTCATCAAGCCACGCTGGAACAATTGTTCCTCAATGCCCGCA
The Chromobacterium sp. IIBBL 290-4 DNA segment above includes these coding regions:
- the motD gene encoding flagellar motor protein MotD is translated as MASRRKRHEEEHENHERWLVSYADFITLLFAFFVVMYAISSLNEGKYRVMSSAIMDAFRTGSVIAVQTTPPTGGANTMIEIPQTKPISKAIKSDHHVEETAKLGQLTQNLAKVMGPLVQSGEVTITQTSQGINIDIRDSALFAVGQAEPNQQSLPLMSNMAKLLADVDNSIKVEGFTDDAPIRTPAFPSNWELSAARAGGVVRLFQESGISPQRMVAVGHGANLPVADNATADGRARNRRVTISVQANNQDAAASEPAAATPTPNEVKP